ATAACTCAAGAGTATTATATTAAATTCCTCCTCTTCTTAACCCTAGTAAAACTCCTTACTGTAAACTCCTATTAGCTTGTCAACTCTCTAGCTTTACTCATTGTAAACTCATTACCCTCCATATCTAATACTAATTCCGCAAACTTTTTAGCGTCGTTCTTATCACTCTTCTTCTTCCTCATTTCCTTGAGCCTCTTAAGTATTAGCGGATTTGCAACCCTTATTTCATACTCGTTATTCAAGTACTTTGCTAGGTTAATGTGGTAGATTCCAGTGCTTTCAATTCCTATCTTACAACCTTATAGGCAAAATCTTCCTTATCTCCCCAAACCTTGCCTATTATTAGGAAACTCGTACTCGAATTGGGAGGCGGCCAAGCTTTACCTGAGCTTTACGCCCAAAATTGTCTACACCCTAGTCAGATCTGTGTAATACAAGTTTGACTAAATATTTTATATAATGAAGACACTCAGTGAAACTCCTTGAAGGAAGGTAGTCAGTAGACGGCATAGGAAGGAGAAAAAGAGTGATGAGGCCAAGTGACTATTAGTCCCGATGAAGGTAGAACGCTATCTCGACATTACCAAAAACTATTATACTGAAACTGGTATTAGCATCTTACGTCAATTATTTCCCCTAATAACTTATCTGTAATCATATATTTTCTATCCTCTTTCACTAGGAAAGAATATTCTAATAAGTTATTTATTATGTTGCTCACGGTTCCGTCGTTTATCTCTCTGCCTTCCAGGGCTTCTAAAGAGTTTTTAATATCCTTCCAACTGCATCCTTTCCTGCAAGTTTCTATTACCTTTAAATACCTCCTCTTGTCTCTACCCCCTTCCTTTATGAAGTTACAGAATTCCCTAGAGAGTAACCTTTTTGCGTATCTCTTCGTTTCTAAAATAGCCTTTTCTTCGTCTCTCCCGTGTTTTATGTAGATATAACCGAAATAAGTCAGCCAGCCTGGATTTCCTCCTAGAATATCAAAGATTTTCTCAGAATCTGGGAAATTTATTCCTTGTTCTTTAAATCCCTCTTCTAAGAACCTAATCGCTGTCTCCTTGCTAAAGGGCACCAAATTAATTTCTATATGTGCCCTTCCAAAGAGTGGCGAATTTTCGTCTTCTAATTTTAAAAATTTATCTCTAACTCTGACTTCTGAACCGGTTATTATGAAACTTAAATTCTTTAAATTATCGTAAGCATAAGCAATGGAAGGTAAAATATCGTATCCTCTAAGCTTTATTAACTCTTGTGCCTCATCAATCACAATATGCATAGTTTTTCCCTTTTCACTTGCCCAATCGTTTAACTCTGAAAACACATCAGATATTTCGACTTTTTCTTCTCCCCAACTAAAACTTACTGAAAACCCCATAACCTGAACTCCTTGTATGTGGCGAAGATAAGATAGGAGATCCTTATTTTTTCTGGTAATTTCGTTTATTTCCCTTTCTAGAGATTTAATGAAATCTTTGTACACAATATATTCTTTATTTTCAAATCTTCTCATATCTAAAAAAATATAGGTTGACTTAGTATCATTTAAAACTGATTTTATTAACGACGTCTTTCCTGTTCTTCTAAGTCCAATTATAACAATTAAAGGAGAATCTAGTGAATTTTTAAGTAATGCGATTTCTGATTCTCTGTCAAATAAATCTTTCAAATTATCCTTTGGTCTTGGGTCGAATAACATTTTACTTACCCCCTAGTAAGTAACTTACCCCCTCCCAAGTTTTATAGTTATCTAACAAGTAGAAGAGTGTGGCAGTAATTTCATCCATTTAAAACTTAGTTTAAATTTTCCTAAATTCTCTTTCATCAGATATATAAATATTTAATAAAAATAAGGAAAATTATAATATCACCTTTTCTTATTAACGAATCTTACATTTAGGTGAAAATGGATTTTTATAATTTATATGATTTATACTAAATTAACAAAATTATTATCTACATTGAAATAAGAATATAGTTACTTTCACATAAGAAGGTAATTTTATCTTAGTTTTCTAAGTCTATAAATGGTTATATTTTCTATAAGACTATTGAGGATTTTATGATAGTGTTTATTAAGGTTAATTACTTCTATTAACTTGCTTTTTAACGTATGTAACTTTATAGTTTAAACTTTGATCCTTCAATAAAAAGCTGCATATCCTAGTAGAGAGACCCTAAAAATTCTGTGTTTAAGGTTTAAATCACTGAGTATAACTGTTTTTTAATTAAATTTAAGATGCCTAGCGCGATAAATCATTTGGAAAAAAGAGGAAACCACTTAATCTAACAATGAAAAACATGACGTTGACTGATAATCTCGCAAAAGTTGGAAGCTTGTCTTTAAGTACATCTGAATTTCATTCCTAACCATTTTTATTAAATTAAACGTTCATAACTTAAGATTCTCATCATGCATCAGACGCTGGCGAACTAATCATCTTAATTATTTTTAATGAAAGAAAAATTTAAATTTTATTAGGGCAACCCTAATAGTGATGGAAAATGATAAGTTTAAGTACCTTGCTAAATCCTCCTAAAGGATTGCCGTTATTGGACATACTCCTAATCTCGTTAATTTTAGGAATGTTACATGGTGCAACCCCTGATGAGCACACATGGCCTATAACGTTTAGTTACGCAATAGGTAAGTACAGTACTAAAGGTGGAATGAAAGCGGGTTTTCTATTTTCTCTAGGATTTACTATTCAGCGGTCATTCTTAACAACTTTAGGGTTTATAGGATTAGCAGAAATATATCAGAAATATAATCTTGATGGGCCTGTCTACTTAGTAGTTGGTATTGTAATGGGTATTGCTGGGTCTTATATTTTAAGAGGAAGATATCTACATCTCCCAATAGATAAGTTGTTGAAAAGTGAACATCATAGTGAAAAAACTGGTGGTATAGAGTTACATGACGTGCCATTAAAGATGACAGTTGTTCATGGTCTTATTGCTGGGTTTGGTTTTGGTGCTTATGCATCTATAATAACTTTCGTATTAGCCCCTCAAGTCCCTTCAGTATTTTATGCACCTTTGCCTGGCGTATTTTTCGGTATCGGGACTATGATAATGCAGATAATTTTTGGCGCCTTATTTGGGAATATCTTACGTGCAAAAAAATTGAGTGAGGCTGAGATTTCCTATATAGCTAGGAAAACTGCTGGGAGAGTATTATATTATGGTGGTATAATATTCGTCATAGCAGGATTACTAATAATTGTATTTCCAATAATTGATAATTTTGCGATACCAACTGGTAATCCGATACCGAATCTTGATGCTATTGATATAGGGTTTCTATTAGTTATACTTGTAGTTGGTTTAATAGGAATTTCAAGTATTATTTACGGAATAAGAGAAGCTAGCAAAATTTCTAAGAACGATAAGGCTAAGGTAATGAAGTTATAACGCTTTTTAACTAACTGATTATGTTTTATTTATGAGTAGTGAATTCTTTAATTCAATAGCCTCTAAATGGCAATTAGAGTGGGAGAGGAATAAGATATTTGAAGCTAATGTAGATTACTCAAAACCTAAATATCTAATTACAGTTCCTTTTCCATATACTAACAGCCCCATGCATGTAGGTCATGGAAGGACTTATATAACTGCTGATATTTATGCTAGATATTTAAGAATGAAAGGTTATAATGTGCTATTTCCTTTCGCTTTCCAGTTTACTGGTACTCCTATTTTAGCAATAGCGGAGTCAATTAAGCGAGGAGATAGTGATATGATAGAGTTTTTTAAAAATGTTTATGGAATTGAAGAGAGCAAGGTTAAGGAGCTAGGAGATCCGTATAACTTAGCGGAATACTTTAAGAACGAAATGATGGATACTGCTAAGAGAATAGGGATGAGCATTGATTGGAGGAGAAGTTTCACTACAATGGATCCTAGATTTGAGAAATTTGTGCAATGGCAGTTAAAGAAATTAAGGGAAATGGGTTATTTAGTATCTGAAGAGGGAGTAATAGGTTATTGCCCAAACGATAATTTCCCAGTGGGTATGCATGATACTAGAGGAGATATAGAGCCTGAGATTACTACAATGCATCTAATTTTATTTGAAGGTGATGAAAATTCGTATAACTTTATGGTAGCTACTTCTAGACCTGAGCTAATCTTCGGTGTTGTTGCCCTTATGATAAATCCAGCTGCTAATTATGTAATAGTTGAATATAAGGGAAAGAACTTCGTTATTTCTGAAAAAGCCTATAGGAAATTATCTTTTCAAAAAGAAATGAAATTGGTAAAGCCAATTTCTCCCTCTGATGTTATTAATTTTAAAGCAATAAATCCTGTTACAAGAAGAAAAATTGATATAATATTCAGTAAGTATGTTGACCCATCCTTAGGAACTGGCGTTGTGATGAACTATCCAGCCCATGATCCATTCCATTATTTAGCTTTAATCGAGGCAAATAAGAATTTAGACGTTATTTCTGTCGTGAAAACTGAAGGATTGGGCGAGATACCTGCTGAAGAGGTTATTGTACAAACTAAGGATCCAGCTGAGCTTAAGGATTTCGTTGATAGTATATATAAGGCTGAATATTATAGGGGTGTGATGAACGAGACCATAGTGTCTTTAGTTCCAGATTTTTTAAGGCAATTTGTTAAGGAAAATATAGCGAATAAAAGAGTACAGGATGCTAGGAAGAATGTAGTAGAGTTATTGAAATCCCTTGATGCATATGATGCTATATACGAGATAATTAACGGGCCCATTTATTGTAGATGTGGGGCAGAAATTGTAGTAAAAAAAGTTGAAAACCAGTTCTTTATAACTTATGATAATCCGAGATGGAAGTCCTTAACATTAAAAGCTTTAAGTAATATAGATTTTATTCCAAACGAAATTAAAAAGGAAATAGAAAAAGTTATATTTGATTTAAAAAAGGAAGCTGTAGGTAGGTCCAGAGGATTAGGCGTTAAAATACCTTGGGATGAGTCACAAATTGTTGAGAGTCTAAGCGACTCTACGCTTTATACTGTATTATATACTATTATTCACAAGTTAAATTTTATACCTAATGATGAAATTTTGGATTTCATATTTTTAGGTAAAGGTAACGTTAATGATTTAGAAAAGAAATACGGAGTGGATTTACGTAGCTTAAGGGACGAGTTCTTATATTGGTATCCTGTAGATCAAAGACACAGTGGACGCGATTTGGTACAGAATCACATACCGTTTTACATTTACAATCACATAGCAATATTAGGTAATGATTTCCTACCTAAAAGGATAGTAATTAACGGATTTGTAAGGGTAAGCGGCAGAAAAATGAGTAAAAGTTTAAGAAATATATATCCTTTATTTAAAGCCATAAGGGAGTTTGGAGTAGATCCAGTAAGAGTATCTCTTACTTCTAGCGTTGATATATCTCAAGATTTAGATTTTAACGAAAATATAGTCAAGACTTATGCAGAACAATTAAAAAGAGTTTTTGACTTAATAGATAGTTTGATAAGTTTAAAGTCGAGTACTGAAGAAGTTAGAATTGCGGATAGGTGGTTATCCTCCAAGTTTAAAGATCTAATATCAATTGTTAATAAAAGCGTTGAGTCTTTAGACTTTAGGAATGCGATTAACATTATGTTATATGAAATGTATAATATTTTGAAAGATTATTTTGATATGGTTGAAATTCCTAATGCAAAAGTTATAGGAAAAATCGTTTCAGCATGGATAAGAGCTTTAGCTCCATTTACTCCGCATATTGCAGAGGAATTATGGCATAAGATATCTAATACGTTTGTATGTTTAGAGAAATATCCATCAGCTGATGAATTCGATTATTATCCAGATGCCGTGTTTGAAATGCATTATATTAATAATATTATAGAAGAAGTTAAAGAATTGGAGGATATTGTCAAGAAAAAAGCAGAAAAGATAATAATATATATAAACGAAAACAATAAACTTAGGGAATTAGTCAAAAAAGCGATCTTTTCGATAGAAAAAGGGATTTCCATGAGAGAATTTATAGTAGAGAGTGCTGAAGATATAAAAGTTAGTGAGAAAATTTACGCGATTGTTTCAAAACTCGATCCATCCATTAGGAATTATTTGGCTAATAATGATATAAAAGAGGAGGATATATTAGTTAGAAATATGAGTTATTTGTTAAAGAAAATAGGAGTACAAGAAATAGTAATTTATAACGCAGAAGATCCCACTGTACCCGATATTAAGAGTAAAAAGTCTCAGGCAATACCTTTAAGTCCATCTATAGTGTTGTTATAGACATGAGGTATTTCGTGATTGATTGCGATACAGCAGAAGATGATATACTTAGTCTATATCTCTTGTTGAGAAATAACATCAATGTAGTTGGGGTAACTATTGTAGAAGGAAATATTTCTTTTGATCAGGAAGTTAAAAATGCCCTTTGGGCGTTAGAACAAGTTAATATGAATATCCCAGTTTATCCAGGTTCTAGGAGACCATTAATTAAAAAGTACATTACAGTAGAGCAAGTACACGGAAAGGGTGGTATAGGAGAGGTGCTAGTGCAGCCGCAGAGATATAAAGCACAGAATAAACACGCTGCCATCGCAATAACTGAACTAGCTGACAGATATTCTGGGGAATTAGAATTCTTAGCAATCTCACCCTTAACTAATTTAGCATTAGCTTACTTATTAGATAATTCAATTGTAGACAAAATAAAGAAGGTTTGGATAATGGGTGGGTCAATTTTTAGTATCGGTAATATTACACCAGTTGCCGAATATAATATTTGGGTTGATCCTGATGCTGCTAAAATAGTTTTTGAAGCTGGATTTGATATAACAATGGTTCCATGGGATGTGGTAATTAAATATCCAATTTTAGAAGAAGAATGGAATTATATAAAAAATATGAATACTAGAATGAGTAAACTTTATATTTCAATGTATAAGCATTATAGAGAATATTCCTCTAATATTCAAAAAATTAATGGACATCCGCACCCAGATGCTATTACAACTGCTATTGCTATTGATAATTCAATAGCCTCAAGAATTGAAAGCAATTACGTAGTAATAGATAATAGTGATGGATTCACTAGAGGAATGACGCTAGTTGACAGATTTGTGGCTGATACTAGATGGTCTGAAAAGTCCAATGCCAAAATTGTATATGAGATAAATAAAAGCAAATTCATGGAAAAAATATATGACTTATTAAATTGGTTTTAAGTTTTTAATACTTGTATTTTTACTACTCCCTCGTTTTCATCGTAAATTACCTTAACTAAATCCCCTTCCTTAATCTGGAATTTTTGTCTAATTTTTGCAGGTATAGTTACTTGATAGTTACGAGAAACCTTTACAACTTCTTCTACTGCCATAAAAATGTATTAGTAAAAAAGGGTTTAAATATTTTATCAAATGCTAAGAAAAGACAATCCTAGTATCTACTGCAAAAGCCCCGTTTTCATTTACGATCAGCGGGTTGATGTCCATTTCCTTTACATTTAAGTCTACAATTAGCCTTGAAACTGTAACTATAGTTCTCAGTAAGGAACCTATGTCATACCCCCTTTTCCTCACAGTTAACATATCATATACCTTACTTTCCTTAAGCATTTCTAAAGCCTCTTCTTCGTATACTGGAGCTAAAGCGTAACTAACGTTTTTAAGAATTTCGACGTAAATTCCGCCGCTTCCTACTATTACAGTATGCCCGAAAACTTGATCTTTTATACCTCCAACAAAAACTTCGAGACCATTTAACTGTTGTTGTATTAAAACTCTTTTAGTTATTGGCGATAATTTTCTATATACATCCTTAACCTGATCACTCTCGACGTTCATAACTACCCCTTTAAGCTCAGTTTTGTGAATGGGTTTATCGGGAGAGATCTTCATGACTACCGGATATCCAATCGAATCAGCAATATGTTGTGCCTCATTTTCATCCTCTGCAATTCCCCATTTGGGAGTTCTTATACCGTAAATCTCCATTAATTTTAACGCTTCATAATCCTTAAGATATTGTTTGCCTTTTATTAGCTCATAGCTCTCCGTTATTGGTTGAGCTATTCTAATTTTTTTCCTAGGAATAGGTTTTGATGTAATATATCTAATTGCCTTTATTGCATCCTCTGGAAAGTTAAACGCGGGCATGTTAGCAGATTCAATGAGCTTTGACGAAAAGTCCTCGTCCTCTCCCATTAGCACTGCAACTATTCCCTTCCCCTTAAATTGAAGTAAGGCCTTAGCTACTTCTGTTGTACTTATAAAAGGCAAAGCCTCGACTATTACTATTTTAGTACAGTCCAGATCGCTGACTATTTTTAAAACGTTAATGTATCTATCTCTTCCTGCATCGCCAGTTACATCAATCGGGTTTCTAGGAGTACTTGTTATTGGAAGAACTTTTCTTAACTCGTTTTTTATCCTCTCTGGAATCTCTATTAATGTCAGACCGTTAGTCTCAACGGAATCTGAAGCTAATACTCCATGACCTCCAGAATTAGTTATAATTAAAATTTCTGGTCTTATTGGTTCTGATGTAGCTATAATTTTGCTCAGATTAAGAAAATCCCTTAAATTCTCAACTAGAATGCCGCCGACTGTTTTAATAGCGGCTTTAAACACTTCATACGATCCTGCTAAACTACCGGTATGTGTCATTACGGCTTCAGATCCTTTTAGCGTTATCCCACCTTTGATGAAAACTATTGTTTTCCTCTCAGCAGCTTCTGGCAAAAATTCCAAAAACTTACTTCCGTCAGAAATGCCTTCTATATAGACAAATATAGCCTTGGTTTCTGGATCTCTTGATAAATAGTCTATAACCTCATATTCTTTAATATCAGCTTGATTTCCCAAACTAACTAGATAGCTAATTCCAGTTCTAGTTTTCCTAGCCCAATCAAGCATATACGCTCCAATGCCTCCACTTTGAACAACTAATGCTATATTACCTCTTTTTACATCACCGAAGGCAAAAGTTCCATTATAATCTGGGGAAATTATACCCATAGTATTAGGACCTAGAAATCTTATTCCTCCTTTCTTTGCTTTACTTACGAGCTCTTGTTCTAGTTTTTCACCTTCCTTCCCTATTTCTTTAAATCCTGCAGTTATTATAATTGCATATCTTACCCCTTTATCTATCATGTCCTCAAATACTTGAATAACATAATCACGGGGAACTGCTATTATTGCTAAATCTATATCGTCTTGAATCTCTTTAATATCCTTAAAGGCTTTTATTCCTTCAACACTTTCGGCCTTATTGTTCACTGCGTATATTTTTCCTCTGAACGTAGCAATTAGATTCCTCAGGATTACATTGCCAACTTTTTCCCTATTTCTCGATGCTCCTATTACTGCTATGGATTTAGGTCTAAATAAAGGTTGCAGATCTTCCATATCTATACCTTTCATATGAGTAATAAAAATTTTAGGTTGTAAAGAGTAATACAACTTCAGACATTTATGGAAAGAATAATGAAAATTGAGGAAGAGTTAAAGAAAGAGAGAAATAAAACTAGGCGATATGTTCTTTCATTATCCTTAGCAGAGGAATATTATAATCTTTATAAAGTTACTAAGAACACTGATTTTCTAGATAGAGCACTTAATATAATTAGTAATCTTGAGAAAAAAGACGTGCGAGTATTAAACCTCTTAGGGCTAATATATATAGAGAAAGGAAACTTAGACTCTGCTATATCAATTTTCGAGGAAATACTAAGTAAATATAAAATATCTGATGACGATAAGTATATCGTATTGTATAATATATCCTTAGCTTATTTTAGGAAAGGTGAAATTAGTAGGGCTTATGCAATTTTGAAAAATATAATATTAAATAGTAAAGGAGAAATAAATATGTTAAGCAAGAAATTGCTCGCAAAAGTTTGTTTAAAATTAGGCGAGAACAATATAAAATATATTGAAGAAGCAAGATCTATTTTGGAAAATTTCGAAATACCTTCTGAAGATTTAGCTATAACATACGCTGCTTTAGCGAAATATTATAATGATAGAGAATTATTAAATAAAGCAAAGGAAGTAGCTATCTTATTAAAGAATGAGAGAATACTTGCCGATGTGCTAAGTGTATCTGATGATGAGAATGACCTAAGAAAAGCTCTTGAAATATATACGAAATTAGGTGATTATAAAAATCAATTAAAAGTACTTTATAAATTATCAGCTAAGGATTTCACACTATTTCCAGAAATATTAGAAAGGATAAAAAATATGGATGATAATAAGGATAAAATATTAATACTTTACGATATGTATAAGAGAACTAGAATTTATCAATTTTTAAAGGAAGCGATAAAAAGTGCAGAGAAAATAGGTGATTTTCTATTTCTAGCTAGAGCTTATTCAGAATTAGCGAAT
The genomic region above belongs to Saccharolobus caldissimus and contains:
- a CDS encoding AAA family ATPase, which produces MKDLFDRESEIALLKNSLDSPLIVIIGLRRTGKTSLIKSVLNDTKSTYIFLDMRRFENKEYIVYKDFIKSLEREINEITRKNKDLLSYLRHIQGVQVMGFSVSFSWGEEKVEISDVFSELNDWASEKGKTMHIVIDEAQELIKLRGYDILPSIAYAYDNLKNLSFIITGSEVRVRDKFLKLEDENSPLFGRAHIEINLVPFSKETAIRFLEEGFKEQGINFPDSEKIFDILGGNPGWLTYFGYIYIKHGRDEEKAILETKRYAKRLLSREFCNFIKEGGRDKRRYLKVIETCRKGCSWKDIKNSLEALEGREINDGTVSNIINNLLEYSFLVKEDRKYMITDKLLGEIIDVRC
- the leuS gene encoding leucine--tRNA ligase, with translation MSSEFFNSIASKWQLEWERNKIFEANVDYSKPKYLITVPFPYTNSPMHVGHGRTYITADIYARYLRMKGYNVLFPFAFQFTGTPILAIAESIKRGDSDMIEFFKNVYGIEESKVKELGDPYNLAEYFKNEMMDTAKRIGMSIDWRRSFTTMDPRFEKFVQWQLKKLREMGYLVSEEGVIGYCPNDNFPVGMHDTRGDIEPEITTMHLILFEGDENSYNFMVATSRPELIFGVVALMINPAANYVIVEYKGKNFVISEKAYRKLSFQKEMKLVKPISPSDVINFKAINPVTRRKIDIIFSKYVDPSLGTGVVMNYPAHDPFHYLALIEANKNLDVISVVKTEGLGEIPAEEVIVQTKDPAELKDFVDSIYKAEYYRGVMNETIVSLVPDFLRQFVKENIANKRVQDARKNVVELLKSLDAYDAIYEIINGPIYCRCGAEIVVKKVENQFFITYDNPRWKSLTLKALSNIDFIPNEIKKEIEKVIFDLKKEAVGRSRGLGVKIPWDESQIVESLSDSTLYTVLYTIIHKLNFIPNDEILDFIFLGKGNVNDLEKKYGVDLRSLRDEFLYWYPVDQRHSGRDLVQNHIPFYIYNHIAILGNDFLPKRIVINGFVRVSGRKMSKSLRNIYPLFKAIREFGVDPVRVSLTSSVDISQDLDFNENIVKTYAEQLKRVFDLIDSLISLKSSTEEVRIADRWLSSKFKDLISIVNKSVESLDFRNAINIMLYEMYNILKDYFDMVEIPNAKVIGKIVSAWIRALAPFTPHIAEELWHKISNTFVCLEKYPSADEFDYYPDAVFEMHYINNIIEEVKELEDIVKKKAEKIIIYINENNKLRELVKKAIFSIEKGISMREFIVESAEDIKVSEKIYAIVSKLDPSIRNYLANNDIKEEDILVRNMSYLLKKIGVQEIVIYNAEDPTVPDIKSKKSQAIPLSPSIVLL
- a CDS encoding nucleoside hydrolase, coding for MRYFVIDCDTAEDDILSLYLLLRNNINVVGVTIVEGNISFDQEVKNALWALEQVNMNIPVYPGSRRPLIKKYITVEQVHGKGGIGEVLVQPQRYKAQNKHAAIAITELADRYSGELEFLAISPLTNLALAYLLDNSIVDKIKKVWIMGGSIFSIGNITPVAEYNIWVDPDAAKIVFEAGFDITMVPWDVVIKYPILEEEWNYIKNMNTRMSKLYISMYKHYREYSSNIQKINGHPHPDAITTAIAIDNSIASRIESNYVVIDNSDGFTRGMTLVDRFVADTRWSEKSNAKIVYEINKSKFMEKIYDLLNWF
- a CDS encoding AbrB/MazE/SpoVT family DNA-binding domain-containing protein — translated: MAVEEVVKVSRNYQVTIPAKIRQKFQIKEGDLVKVIYDENEGVVKIQVLKT
- a CDS encoding acetate--CoA ligase family protein codes for the protein MEDLQPLFRPKSIAVIGASRNREKVGNVILRNLIATFRGKIYAVNNKAESVEGIKAFKDIKEIQDDIDLAIIAVPRDYVIQVFEDMIDKGVRYAIIITAGFKEIGKEGEKLEQELVSKAKKGGIRFLGPNTMGIISPDYNGTFAFGDVKRGNIALVVQSGGIGAYMLDWARKTRTGISYLVSLGNQADIKEYEVIDYLSRDPETKAIFVYIEGISDGSKFLEFLPEAAERKTIVFIKGGITLKGSEAVMTHTGSLAGSYEVFKAAIKTVGGILVENLRDFLNLSKIIATSEPIRPEILIITNSGGHGVLASDSVETNGLTLIEIPERIKNELRKVLPITSTPRNPIDVTGDAGRDRYINVLKIVSDLDCTKIVIVEALPFISTTEVAKALLQFKGKGIVAVLMGEDEDFSSKLIESANMPAFNFPEDAIKAIRYITSKPIPRKKIRIAQPITESYELIKGKQYLKDYEALKLMEIYGIRTPKWGIAEDENEAQHIADSIGYPVVMKISPDKPIHKTELKGVVMNVESDQVKDVYRKLSPITKRVLIQQQLNGLEVFVGGIKDQVFGHTVIVGSGGIYVEILKNVSYALAPVYEEEALEMLKESKVYDMLTVRKRGYDIGSLLRTIVTVSRLIVDLNVKEMDINPLIVNENGAFAVDTRIVFS
- a CDS encoding tetratricopeptide repeat protein, which gives rise to MERIMKIEEELKKERNKTRRYVLSLSLAEEYYNLYKVTKNTDFLDRALNIISNLEKKDVRVLNLLGLIYIEKGNLDSAISIFEEILSKYKISDDDKYIVLYNISLAYFRKGEISRAYAILKNIILNSKGEINMLSKKLLAKVCLKLGENNIKYIEEARSILENFEIPSEDLAITYAALAKYYNDRELLNKAKEVAILLKNERILADVLSVSDDENDLRKALEIYTKLGDYKNQLKVLYKLSAKDFTLFPEILERIKNMDDNKDKILILYDMYKRTRIYQFLKEAIKSAEKIGDFLFLARAYSELANYENEIINLRKSISYYEKYIQQLGK